The following coding sequences are from one Triticum aestivum cultivar Chinese Spring chromosome 5A, IWGSC CS RefSeq v2.1, whole genome shotgun sequence window:
- the LOC123101857 gene encoding G-type lectin S-receptor-like serine/threonine-protein kinase At4g27290 has protein sequence MGTGATRLRHTHTHSSPVTPYSFSLQAALCAFDNRLVAGKPLSPGSVLISQDGVFALGFFFPSNSTKNHHYVGIWYNGIPERTVVWVSNRAAPITTNLSSANLAVTSSSDIVLYDSDGHVLWTTNNNISIDKDAVASVEAVLDNTGNFILRSLADSAILWQSFDHPTDTLVPGMNLRLSHNTLPLQHLVSWKGQHDPSPGEFSYGANPKSLLQCFIWNGSRPHLRSPVWTNYLNMDRFKKSAIYMALHYTGDEVYMSFGMPTGSFILLVRMEIDYSGKVNILSWDSNMLVWRALYVEPQHECNMYGYCGPYGYCDNTEIVPVCKCLDGFEPTDGKGWIAGSFSQGCRPKEVRRCTHGDGFLAFPGMKVPDKFLHVLSKSFDECTEECRSNCSCVAYAYSRMSNMDIDGDDTRCLVWMGDLIDMVNNTQGGENLYVRTRILQGNQGSKVVWERLMRRDTRNYNELTNSNTEFPIFNFRAIAAATNNFTESNILGKGGFGNVYKGRLEDRKEIAVKRLRVGSVQGAVEFKNEIALISRLQHKNLVELLGYSIHEDEKLLIYEYLPNRSLDYFIFNGTRKLLLNWSTRFKIIRGVARGLVYLHQDSRLMMIHRDLKASNILLDVEMSPKISDFGIARLFGVHEQEGHTDRVVGTLGYMSPEYAMEGIISVKSDVYSFGILLLEIVSGMKIGTTTPSAHARTHNLIDYVSAWSLRKYGKMMDLVDSSIVEGCSLVEPLRCIHIGLLSVQDDPNARPPMSWVIASLENEDIELPQPEEPMCFARCNYGAGESQVHDISLKNLKGC, from the exons acacacacacacacactccagtCCGGTGACCCCATACTCATTCTCATTGCAAGCCGCTCTTTGTGCATTCGATAACCGGCTTGTCGCTGGCAAGCCGCTCTCCCCTGGTAGTGTCCTCATCTCTCAAGATGGTGTATTTGCCCTGGGATTCTTCTTCCCGTCCAACTCCACCAAGAACCATCACTATGTTGGCATATGGTACAACGGAATCCCGGAACGCACCGTGGTATGGGTTTCTAACCGTGCGGCGCCGATCACCACTAACCTTTCCTCTGCAAATCTTGCCGTCACCAGCAGCTCCGACATAGTCCTGTATGATAGCGATGGTCATGTCCTCTGGACAACGAACAACAACATCAGCATCGACAAGGACGCCGTCGCCTCGGTGGAAGCAGTGTTGGACAACACTGGAAACTTCATCCTTAGATCGCTAGCTGACAGTGCCATACTATGGCAAAGCTTCGACCACCCTACTGACACCCTCGTACCCGGCATGAACCTCAGGCTCAGCCACAACACGCTTCCATTGCAGCACCTCGTCTCTTGGAAAGGCCAACATGACCCATCCCCCGGTGAGTTCTCCTACGGCGCAAACCCTAAAAGCCTCCTCCAGTGCTTCATCTGGAATGGCTCCAGACCACACCTGCGAAGCCCGGTGTGGACAAACTACCTCAACATGGACAGATTCAAAAAGTCTGCCATTTACATGGCCTTACATTACACCGGCGATGAGGTGTACATGTCCTTCGGCATGCCGACTGGTTCCTTCATCCTGCTGGTCAGGATGGAGATTGACTACTCGGGCAAGGTAAATATACTAAGCTGGGATAGCAACATGTTGGTATGGAGAGCTCTTTATGTAGAGCCTCAACATGAGTGCAATATGTATGGCTATTGCGGTCCTTATGGTTACTGCGACAACACAGAAATCGTCCCTGTCTGCAAGTGCCTTGACGGTTTTGAGCCGACAGATGGTAAAGGATGGATCGCCGGTAGCTTCTCACAGGGATGCCGCCCGAAGGAGGTGCGAAGGTGCACCCATGGAGACGGTTTCCTAGCCTTTCCAGGCATGAAGGTCCCTGACAAATTCCTCCATGTCTTGAGCAAAAGCTTTGACGAGTGCACGGAGGAATGTAGAAGCAATTGCTCCTGCGTGGCATATGCTTACTCCAGGATGAGCAACATGGATATTGATGGAGATGACACAAGATGCTTGGTATGGATGGGAGATTTGATCGACATGGTGAACAACACTCAAGGAGGGGAGAACCTCTATGTTCGGACTAGAATATTGCAAG GCAATCAAGGAAGCAAGGTTGTCTGGGAAAGGTTGATGCGGCGGGATACAAGAAATTACAATGAGCTCACTAATAGTAACACAGAGTTTCCCATTTTTAACTTCAGGGCAATTGCTGCCGCGACAAATAATTTCACTGAATCCAACATTCTTGGCAAAGGAGGCTTTGGCAATGTTTATAAG GGAAGGTTGGAAGATCGTAAGGAAATTGCTGTGAAAAGGCTTCGTGTAGGTTCTGTCCAAGGGGCAGTGGAGTTCAAAAATGAAATAGCTCTGATTTCCAGGTTGCAGCACAAAAACTTGGTGGAACTTCTAGGCTACAGTATTCATGAAGATGAAAAGCTTTTGATTTATGAATACCTACCTAACCGAAGTTTGGATTacttcattttca ATGGTACAAGAAAATTGCTGCTAAACTGGTCCACGAGATTTAAGATAATCAGGGGTGTAGCCAGGGGCCTTGTTTATCTTCACCAAGATTCCAGATTGATGATGATTCATAGAGATCTCAAAGCAAGTAACATATTGTTGGATGTTGAGATGAGCCCCAAAATTTCTGATTTTGGTATAGCTAGGCTCTTTGGTGTCCATGAACAGGAAGGACATACCGATCGAGTTGTTGGAACATT GGGATACATGTCGCCGGAATACGCAATGGAAGGCATCATCTCTGTAAAATCCGATGTTTACAGCTTTGGCATATTACTTCTAGAGATTGTAAGTGGCATGAAAATCGGCACCACAACCCCAAGCGCACATGCACGCACTCATAACCTTATAGATTATGTAAGT GCATGGAGCTTAAGGAAGTATGGGAAAATGATGGATCTAGTCGACTCATCTATCGTAGAGGGTTGCTCTCTCGTTGAACCTCTACGATGCATACATATCGGACTCTTGTCGGTGCAGGACGACCCAAACGCTCGCCCCCCCATGTCTTGGGTGATAGCAAGCTTGGAGAACGAAGATATTGAGCTCCCGCAGCCAGAAGAGCCTATGTGCTTTGCACGCTGTAACTACGGAGCTGGCGAAAGCCAAGTACATGACATAAGCCTCAAAAACCTCAAGGGGTGCTAG